The DNA sequence ACGGGAAATTCGTTTTTTAAATAAGCATACCTATTTACATTAAGTTGTTGGATTTTTAAATCGACATACGTAATGGTATCTCCGGTAATAACTGGGTAAATTGGTTGATCATAAGACTGTGACACGAATTGATAATCATTTCCATACGTTTGATTTCCATCACTTATTAATATAGTTGGAGATATCGTATTCTTATAAATTTGAGCTAATTGAGTAAAAGTATTGTCAATATTGGTTTCAGATTCTGAAAACGTTATTGAATCTGAATTATTTAAGCTTTTGCCGAAAGTATAATAATCAATATTAAACTTATCAGCTAACTCTGAGTTATTTTTTAAGCTTTCGATTAATTCAAGAACCTCTTTATCATATTTTAAATGCTTGATGGAACTTGAATTATCTATAGCTATAACTAAATTAGGTTTTTCTTCAAAAACTATAAGTTGTTCAAACTTTGGATTTATAAGTAATAAGAATACAGAAAAAAACGTAACAAACCTTAAAAAAATAAAAACAGCACTAAGTTTATACCTGATTTTGGATTTAAATTTATACTGAAAAAGCGCTATAAATAGCGCTATTATTCCAGCAAGTATGATATAAATTAGAGTTTCGTAACTCATTAAAATTTAAACCGGTTTAGATAAAATGATATTATTGCTTTAACAATATTGAATAATTAAAGCATATATAAATTAGGTTAACATTCCGCCATCTACATTTAGAGTTTGTCCAGTAATGTAAGCACTCATATCACTAGCTAAAAACACACAAGCATTAGCAACATCTTCAGGAGAACCACCGCGTTTTAATGGAATACCTGCTCGCCATCCTTTTACAACGTCTTCATTTAATTTGGCTGTCATTTCAGTTTCAATAAACCCAGGTGCAATCACGTTGCTTCTAATATTTCTTGAGCCTAATTCTAATGCAACTGATTTTGAAAACCCAATAATACCTGCTTTGGAAGCTGCATAATTGGTTTGTCCCGCATTTCCTTTAACCCCAACAACTGAACTCATATTGATAATGGAGCCTTGGCGCTGTTTTAGCATGGTTTTCTGTACGGCTTTTGTCATATTAAAAACCGATTTTAAATTCACTTCAATAACGGAATCAAAATCTTCCTCAGTAATACGCATTAATAGATTATCCTTGGTTATTCCTGCATTATTTACAAGCACATCAATGCTACCAAATTCTGAAACTACATCCTCTGCTAATTTTTGAGCTTCATCAAAACTAGCTGCATTACTTTTATATCCTTTTGCTTTGATACCTAAAGCTGACAATTCTTTTTCTAACTCATTAGCTGCCTCAACAGAAGCACTATAAGTAAAGGCTACGTTGGCACCTTGTTCTGCAAACACCTGAGCAATCCCTCTTCCAATTCCTCGGCTTGCTCCTGTTATTATGGCAGTTTTTCCTTTTAGTAATTTCATTATATACGTCATTAATTATTATAAACCTTGTTAAAATCAAATATAACAAATACAAATGGCTTCAAATAAAAAAACCTCACTAATTTATGTGAGGTTTTGAATCTATTTAAACCTTTTGTTTATGCCAAAACTTCGGCTATTTTCTTTCCTATTTCAGCAGGAGAATCTACAACGTGTATACCACATTCTCTCATAATTGCTTTTTTTGCTTGAGCGGTATCATCACTACCACCTACAATAGCACCTGCATGTCCCATGGTTCGTCCTGCAGGAGCGGTTTCTCCAGCAATAAAACCTACAACGGGTTTTTTACTACCACTTGTTTTATACCAATGCGCAGCATCTGCTTCTAGTTGACCACCTATTTCACCAATCATCACTACAGCTTCTGTTTCTGGGTCATTAATTAATAACTCAACAGCTTCTTTTGTGGTTGTTCCAATAATAGGATCTCCTCCTATTCCAATTGCCGTAGTAATTCCCAAGCCTTGTTTTACGACTTGATCTGCAGCTTCATAGGTTAATGTTCCTGACTTAGAAACAATACCAACTTTTCCTTTTTTAAATACAAATCCTGGCATGATACCAACTTTGGCTTCCCCAGGCGTAATAACTCCTGGGCAGTTAGGACCAATGAGTCTACAATCTTTATTTTTTATATAAGTTGATGCTGTAATCATATCAGCTACAGGAATACCTTCTGTGATGGTAATAATAACTTTTATACCAGCATCAGCAGCTTCCATAATGGCATCTGCAGCAAATGCAGGTGGTACAAAAATAATAGTAGTATCTGCACCAGCTTCGTTAACAGCTTCTAGAACTGTATTAAAAACAGGTCTATCTAAATGGGTTTGACCTCCTTTTCCTGGAGTAACACCACCAACAACGTTGGTTCCGTACTCTATCATTTGGCTGGCGTGAAACGTACCTTCACTGCCTGTAAAACCTTGTACTATAATTTTTGAATCTTTGTTTACTAAAACACTCATAAGTGATTATTTTTATTTGAATAAAGCTGAGCAAAAATACTTTATTTGAAAATACTTTTGCAGTATTTTTAAGTTATTTTTTTGATTTTATAAATTCTAATATTTGAGGAATTTGTTTTATTGAAGCTAACTCTCTTAATTTTAGACGCACCTCCTCTGCTGGATATCCAAAATATGTTTTACCTCCTTGTAAAGATTTACTTATTCCAGATTGGGCTTGAACCACAGCTTTTCTGCCAATTGTAATACCACTCGTACAACCAACTTGCCCCCAAATAGTAACTTCATCTTCTATAATAACACAACCAGCAATACCAACTTGTGAAGCAATTAAGCATTTTTTACCAACAACTGTATCATGACCAATTTGAACTTGATTATCAATTTTAGTGCCTTCACAGATTCTGGTATCTCCTGTAACTCCTCTATCAATAGTACAAAGAGCACCTAAATCTACATTATCTTCTATAACTACTCGCCCACCTGATTTTAACTGATCAAAACCCTCAGGTCTGTTTTTATAATAAAAAGCACTCCCTCCTAAAATGGTTCCTGCATGTATCGTTACATTATTACCTATAATTGAATCATCATATATGCTTACATTTGAATGAATAACACAATTATTGCCAATAACAACATTATTACCAATAAAACAATTGGGTTGAATGACGGTGTTTTTTCCAATGGTTGCAGAATCAGAAACAGAAACATTTGAAGCTTTAAATGGCTTAAAATGATTCGTTAGTTTGTTAAAATCTCTAAAAGGATCATCACTTATAAGTAATGCCTTGCCTTCGGGGCATTCTACTTTTTTATTAATTAAAACAATGGTAGCAGCAGAATTTAGAGCTTTATCGTAATATTTTGGGTGATCAACAAAAACAATATCTCCTGATTCTACAACATGAATTTCATTCATACCTAAAACTGGAAAATTGTCATCACCAATAAATTGGCAATTAATCAACTTAGCAATTTGCAATAATGTATGAGGAGTTGGAAATTTCATCTCAATGGTTTAGTTAGTTTATGAAGTTAAAAGTTTTTTAGTTTTAAAGTTCCCTTTAAATTTTATCTGGACTTAAAACAAACTTTTATAAGTAATAACCTTTTATTCCTTTACACGCTCTTTGTACGTGCCCTTTTCTGTTTCAACTTTAATTTTATCTCCTTCGTTAATAAACAAAGGAACATTAACGGTAGCTCCAGTTTCAACCGTTGCGGGTTTGGTAGCATTAGTCGCTGTATTTCCTTTTACTCCTGGCTCAGTAGCTGTAACTTCTAAAATAACATTTGCAGGCATTTCAACAGAAAGTGGCATATTGTCTTCAGCATTAATTATTACTGTAACCACCTCACCTTCTTTCATTAACCCTGGATTGTCTAATGCAGCCTCCAATAATCTTATTTGCGTGTAATCTGCTTCATTCATAAAGTGATAGAACTCACCATCATTATATAAATATTGAAACTTATGAGTTTCTACGCGTACATCTTCCAATTTATGACCTGCAGAAAATGTATTGTCTATTATTTTACCATTGGTAACGCTTTTCATTTTTGTTCTAACAAAAGCAGGACCTTTTCCTGGTTTAACGTGTAAAAATTCTATTATTTTATAAATATCACTGTTATAACGAATGCATAATCCGTTTCTAATATCACTTGTAGTTGCCATATGATTAATTTGATTTAAAATATCCTTTCATAATGCCTCGATGAGAATTCTTAATAAACTGTAGAACTTCATCGCGCTCAGGTGTCGCTTGCATTTCAGCTTCAATAATTTCTGATGCTTGGGTGTTGTTATAATTCTTTTGATAAAGAATACGATAAATATCTTGTATTTCTCTTATTTTTTCTGTTGTATAGCCCCGTCTTCTTAATCCAACGGAATTTATCCCAACATACGATAAAGGTTCTCTTGCAGCTTTTACATAAGGAGGCACATCTTTTCTTACCAATGACCCACCCGTAACAAATGCATGATTGCCAACAGAAACAAATTGATGCACTGCTACCATACCTGCCAAAACAACGTAATCTCCAATGGTTATGTGTCCAGCAAGAGTACTGTTATTTGAAAAAATACAATTATTTCCAACAATACAATCGTGTGCAACGTGACAATAAGCCATAATTAGACAATTGTTTCCAATAACCGTTTTCATTCTATCTGAAGTCCCTCTATTGATGGTAACACATTCTCTTATTGTCACATTATTACCAATTTCAACAGTAGTTTCTTCATCATTATATTTCAAATCTTGAGGTACAGCAGAAATTACTGAGCCAGGAAAAATATTGCAATTTTTCCCAATTCGTGCACCTTCCATGATAGTTACATTACTACCTATCCAAGTTCCCTCGCCTATTACTACATTATTATGTATGGTTGTAAAGGGTTCGATAACAACATTTTTTGCGATTTTAGCTCCCGGATGAACGTAAGCAAGTGGTTGGTTCATAGTTTATTTTACTTTAGAAATTTGCGCCATAAGTTCTGCTTCTGCACAAAGCTTACCATTAGCATAAGCATAACCTTGCATGTGGCATATACCACGACGAATAGGTGTTATTAACGAACACTTGAATATTAACGTATCGCCAGGAACTACTTTTTGTTTAAACTTAACGTTATCCATTTTCATGAAAAATGTTAAATAATTTTCAGGATCTGGAACTGTATTCAAAACCAATATACCTCCCGTTTGCGCCATAGCTTCAACAATTAAAACACCAGGCATAACAGGAGCTCCAGGGAAATGACCTTTAAAGAACTCTTCATTCATGGTTACATTTTTTTGAGCAATGACATAATTATCTGTTAGCTCAAAAACCTTATCGATAAGTAAGAAAGGTTGACGATGTGGTAGCATGGCCATAATTTGATTAACATCCATTAAAGGTGTTTGACTCAAATCTATATTAGGAACATTGTTACGTCTTTCATTTTTAATGAGTTTAGACATTTTTTTTGCGAATTGTGTATTCACAAAATGGCCTGGTTTATTTGCAATGACCTTACCTTTTATTTTTATTCCAATAAGAGCTAAATCACCAAGAACATCAAGTAATTTATGTCTAGCTGCTTCATTAGGGTGGTGTAAGGTTAGGTTGTCTAAAATACCATTTGGTTTTATGGCAATAGTGTCTTTTTTAAACGCAACTTTTAGTTTTTCTGTAGTTTCAGGAGATAATGCTTTGTCTACATAAACAATGGCATTATTCAAATCCCCTCCTTTAATCAAGCCATGTTCTAAAAGCATTTCTATTTCATGTAAAAAGCTAAAAGTCCTTGCATTTGCAATATCTGTTTTAAAATCAGAAATTTGACTTAAAGTAGCATTTTGGGTTCCTAATACTTTAGTGCCAAAATCTACCATTGTAGTAATTTGATATTCTTTGGATGGCATGATTAAAATTTCACTACCAGTTTCCTCATCAGAATACGAAATAACATCTGTAACCTCATAGACTTCTCTCAAAGCGTCTTGTTCTGTAAAACCAACTTTTTCAAGTGCTTCAACAAAAAACTTTGAAGATCCATCCATAATTGGTGGTTCAGATTCATTTAATTCAATTAGAATATTATCAATATCCAAGCCAACTAAAGCAGCCAATACATGCTCTGATGTTTGTATGGTTACCCCATTTTTTTCCAAACATGTACCACGTTGAGTATTGGTAACATAATTAGCATCTGCCTCAATTATAGGTTTCCCTTCTAAATCGACACGCTGAAAAGCATAGCCAGTATTTTCATTGGCAGGTTTAAAGGTTAAGGTTACATTTTTCCCTGTATGCAAGCCTACTCCTGTTAAGGAAGTTTCCTTTTTTATGGTTTTTTGCTTTATTTCAGTATTAACTATTCCCATTTATTTTTTTTTCTAAATCATTGATATCATTAATAATTTTTGGTAAATTTTTGAAATGTACATAAGATTTATTGAAGTCATTTAAAGCAATAGCTGGAGAGCCTTGCAACGTTTCATTATCTTTTACATTTCTAGCAATTCCAGACTGCGCTTGTATTTTTACATTATTACCAATAGTAACATGTCCAACAATTCCTACCTGACCACCAATCATACAATTCTCACCTACTTTTGCAGATCCTGCAACACCTGTTTGAGATGCTATTACGGTATTTTTTCCAATTTCTACATTATGGGCAATTTGGATATGGTTATCTAATTTAACACCACTTCTAATAATAGTGGAGCCCATGGTGGCTCTATCTATAGTTGTAGCAGCACCTATATCAACATAATCTTCAATAATTACATTACCTATTTGTGGAATTTTTTTGTATTCTCCATTCTCACTTGGAGCAAAACCAAATCCATCCGCCCCAATAATAACACCTGAATTAATAACACAATCACTACCTATTATGGTTTCAGAATAAATTTTAGCTCCTGAAAAAATAATGGTATTATCTCCAATGATAACATTATCACCTATATAAGCGTTTGGGAAAATCTTTACATTCCTGCCAATTTTTACATTTTCGGCTAAATACGTAAAAGCACCAATATAAACACCTTCACCATAGGTAGCCGTTTTAGAAATAAACGAAGGCTCTTCTATTCCAAATTTATTGAGTTTTACTAAGTTATAATATTCTAATAATTTAGAAAATGCCAAATAAGCATCGTCAACCTTTATTAGGGTTGTGTTGATTTTACTATCAGGTTTGAATTCTTTATTTACTATAGCAATAGAAGCCTTGGTAGAATATAAAAAGGAATTATACTTTGGGTTTGCTAAAAATGTTACAGACCCCTCTGAACCTTCTTCAATTTTTGATAACTTATATACTTCAATATCAGGGTTTCCCTCAATATCTCCATCTAAAATTCCTGCTATTTGTTGTGCTGTAAATTTCAAACTAAAAAAGGTTATTTTGTTTTAATCGATGCAAAAATAGGAAAAATGTACTTAAGTTTTTCATGTGCTAATGTTTATTCCTAGATGTTGATCAACAAATTATCTTAATCGATTATTATTAAACTGTTAAGAAAATGCGTCTATTGTTAGCCCTTGGGGTAACATATATAATACTTAGTCACTGGTTTTGAAAGTGTTTTAAGATTTAAATGGTCTGATGCTTTTACAATATCAACTATTTTACCAGATTTATATAAAATGTTTATATTTTGTTTTGTTGACTGGTACGCTTGATTTGATATACTTCCTGTAAAAACAAAATAAGAAGCTTCTTCCGTTGAAGTATTATGAGTTTTCTTAAAAGCTTTCAAATGTTTTTGCAAGGTTTCATCCTTTATTTTTTTATTTTTCATTTTAATTTTCAACAAATCCCTGTTGATAATCATGGCACATAAATTACTTAAAACAAAATCGTCATGATACTGCCAAGCTTTCATTGCTGAAATTACATCGTAATCATCTAATTGTGAAAACACATCTAAGGTTGTATCATTGAAATTATGGATTGAAATCTCATTATTTAAAAAATACTGAAGCGGTTTACTTGCTTGTAAATTACTTCCTGTACTGTTTAATTCTTTGGCTCTTTTTAAAACTCGAATTAATAACTGCTCTGCGGCTAACCCTGTTTTATGTAAATAAACTTGCCAATACATTAAACGTCTAGCAATAATGAATTTTTCAACGCTATAAACACCTTTTTCTTCAACGACTAAAGCATCGTTAACCACATTAAGCATGGTAATTAATCGTTCACTATTGATATTTCCTTCAGCAACGCCAGTATAAAAACTATCTCGCTTTAAATAATCAGCCCTATCCATGTCTAATTGACCAGAAATAAGTTGACACATAAATAGCCGAGGGTACTCTCCTTTAAAAATTTGAATAGCAAGCGTTAAACTTCCGTTAAATTCCTGGTTTAAACGCTCCATAAACAACAATGAAATATGTTCATGAGATACATTATTTACAATACTATGTTCCATGGCATGCGAGAAAGGTCCATGGCCAATATCATGTAGTAAAATAGCAACATAAAGAGCTTCTTCTTCTTCTTCTGATATTGTAACACCTTTAAAGCGAAGTACATTAACAACATTTTGCATTAAATGCACACAACCTATAGCGTGATGAAAACGCGTGTGATTTGCACCTGGATATACTAAGTGAGACATCCCCATTTGAGTGATTCGGCGTAGTCTTTGGAAATACTTATGTTGGATTAAATCAAAAATAAGCGAATTAGGGATGGTAATAAATCCGTAAATTGGGTCGTTTAATATTTTTAGCTTATTCAAACGTTATTTTTTAGCGTTAAATAGTTACAAATATAGGAAGTCCAATATTAGCTATAAATAAAAAAGACTTCAAATTGCAAAATGAATATAATAAGATTATAATTTTACAAAAATTTATAAAATGAATACAATAAAAATACTTTGGGTAGATGATGAAATTGATTTATTGAAACCTCATATTTTATTTCTTGAGAAAAAAAATTACGAAGTAACAAAGTGTAATAGCGGTACCGAAGCTATTGATATGTTAGACGATCATAAATTTGATATTGTTTTTTTAGATGAAAACATGCCTGGACTTACAGGCTTAGAAACCTTAAATGAAATTAAAGAAAAACAAGCCAATCTTCCAGTGGTAATGATTACCAAAAGTGAAGAAGAGTACATTATGGAAGAAGCTATTGGTAATAAAATAGCTGATTATTTAATAAAACCTGTTAATCCTAATCAGATATTATTAAGTATAAAAAAGAATTTAGACCATTCGAGATTGGTATCCGAAAAAACAACATCTAATTATCAGCAAGAATTTAGGAAAATAGCAATGGATTTGGCAATGGTTAATTCTTATGAAGAATGGGTGAACTTGTACCAAAAACTAATTTATTGGGAAATACAACTTGAAGATATTGAAGATGTTGGGATGTTTGAAATCTTAGAATCTCAAAAAGTAGAAGCGAATAGCCAGTTTGGAAAATATATTGAAAAAAATTATTTTAATTGGTTTGATAAAGATACGGACGCGCCAATTATGTCTCACACACTTTTTAAGGAAAAAATAGCACCCGAACTTAGTAAGGAACAACCTATACTTTTGGTGGTTATTGATAATTTACGCTACGACCAATGGAAGGTGTTTGAGCCAATTATTAATAATTACTATAAAAAAGACAGTGAAACTGGTTTTTTTAGCATTCTACCTACTGCGACACAATATGCAAGAAATGCTATTTTTTCAGGGCTTATGCCAAGTGAAATGGAAAAATTATTCCCTAAGTATTGGAAAAATGATACTGATGAAGGAGGAAAAAATCTTTATGAAGCTGAGTTTTTAGAAAGCCAGATGAAGCGCCTTAGTTTAAATCACTTAACATACGAATATCACAAAATAACCAATCTTAAAAGTGGAAAAAAATTAGCAGACAATTTCAACTCTTTAAAAGACAATGATTTGACTGTTGTAGTTTATAATTTTGTTGATATGCTATCCCATTCCAAAACTGAAATGGAAGTAGTTAAAGAATTAGCTTCAAATGACAAGGCTTATAGGTCTTTAGCTCTTAGCTGGTTTAAAAATTCTCCGCTGCTAGAAATGATTCATCAAGCACAAGCTTTAGGCTTTAAGTTGCTTTTAACAACCGACCATGGAACGATTAATGTTAAAAACCCATCAAAAGTTGTTGGAGATAGAGATACAAGTTTAAACCTTCGTTACAAAACAGGTAGAAGTTTAACTTATGATAATAAAGATGTGTTAGTCGCTAAAGATCCAAAAGAAATTCACCTTCCTTCCATTACTATGAGTAGTTCATTCATTTTTGCTAAAAGCGATTTGTTTTTTGCTTATCCAAACAATTACAACCACTATGTCAGTTATTTTAGAAACACGTATCAGCATGGTGGTGTGTCCCTTGAAGAAATGATTATTCCATTTGTTGTATTTAATCCTAAATAATCCGTGTAATGCATAAATAATCGATTAAATACATCGTGTATTAGCTTAATTCAAATTTTATTATTAATATTGCTTTAAAATGTTTGCCATTGGAAATAGTATATAATATTGATGATGTCAATGAAGTTGCTAAACAATTAGTTAGCAATCTAAAAACAAAAACAATAGTGATTTATGGTGAAATGGGAGCTGGTAAGACAACCCTTATAAAAGCTATTGTTAAAATATTGAATAGTACTGATGAAGTTAGTAGTCCTACTTTTTCAATAGTAAATGAATACAGTACAAATGAAACGTTAATATATCATTTTGATTTATATAGAATTAATGATTTAGAAGAAGCCTATAACTTTGGTATTGAAGAATATATTTATTCAGACAATTGGTCAATTATTGAATGGCCTCAAATAATTGAAGATATTTTACCAGAGCATTTTGATAGAGTTGAATTAACAATAAATCTTAATAATTCTAGAACATTAAAATTGATTTAAAGAACAATATAACAGATAAATAGAGATATAAAAATTTAAGTAAAATAACATAAATAACGCCATAATTTTAAAGAGTTACGGATAAACCGCAGCATAAAAATAAAAAAACTATGTTTTTAACATTTTTTTAACGTTTGTCCAATTTCATCAAGAAACTCATTCTATACTTTTGAGGTAATTAATTAATTTAAATCCCTTAAAAAAATGAGAGCAAAAAAATTAGTAGTAGCAGTAGCTATTTTCGGTGGTGTTTTATTTATGGCACAAGCAGTAAATGCATACAACCTAGATGGAACAACAACAGTCAAAGTTGACAAAAGAAAAGTTAAAAAATAAGAATTTAGTAATTGGTAGTATAATTGCTACTCTAATTGCTATAAGTCCTTATTTATTTTACTTACATGAAAGTGTGCCTGATGTTAAAGTTTGGCACACTTTTTTATTTACCTATAACGCAGGACATTATGACAGTGCTTCTATAGCTATTTGGGTGTTATTAGGGAAACTTATTCCATTATATTTATTATTCATTTGGTTTTTTACTTGCAGGCATTGGTGGTATCATGTTTTAATTGTACCTATTTCAATGTATGCCTACCAAACCTTTGATGTATTAAATAAAGATATAATCTTTTTTGATGCCAATCAATTAATATATTTATTTCCAATTATGGCTGTTGTTATTCCTTCAATTTATTTAATAAGAGCGCGGATATTTAATAAAATTAATGAAACAACCAAAACAATGCAAGAGTTGGAAGATGAACTGAAAGTGTCTCCAAAAAGTTTTTGGGAAAAAATGCGACAATATTTTTAGTGATTATTTTTTTTACTGCCCAACCTATTTCGTTCTTCTAAATCAATTTCTTTTTGATTGTTTTTTAAATGAGTATTACCAAATTTATAATTAAATCCAAACATAACGAGTCTATTTTCTATTCTAGATTTAAGTAAAATATCCTGATTCAAATATTTAGTGGTTTGATTATAATTTTTAGTGTTAAAAATGTCAGACACCCCTAAACTTATTGATGCTCTGTTTTTCCATAGTGATTTCCTTAAATTAATATCTAAGCCCAACCTATCACTTATAATAGAGGGACCGTCAGCATATGGCGAAATATATAATAATGAAACATCAGCCGTTAAGCTATTATCTTTTAAAAAAGAAAAGTAATTACCAATTTCAAAATATACAGACCATTTATTTTTAGATTCCAATGT is a window from the Pseudalgibacter alginicilyticus genome containing:
- the lpxA gene encoding acyl-ACP--UDP-N-acetylglucosamine O-acyltransferase; this encodes MNQPLAYVHPGAKIAKNVVIEPFTTIHNNVVIGEGTWIGSNVTIMEGARIGKNCNIFPGSVISAVPQDLKYNDEETTVEIGNNVTIRECVTINRGTSDRMKTVIGNNCLIMAYCHVAHDCIVGNNCIFSNNSTLAGHITIGDYVVLAGMVAVHQFVSVGNHAFVTGGSLVRKDVPPYVKAAREPLSYVGINSVGLRRRGYTTEKIREIQDIYRILYQKNYNNTQASEIIEAEMQATPERDEVLQFIKNSHRGIMKGYFKSN
- a CDS encoding bifunctional UDP-3-O-[3-hydroxymyristoyl] N-acetylglucosamine deacetylase/3-hydroxyacyl-ACP dehydratase, producing the protein MGIVNTEIKQKTIKKETSLTGVGLHTGKNVTLTFKPANENTGYAFQRVDLEGKPIIEADANYVTNTQRGTCLEKNGVTIQTSEHVLAALVGLDIDNILIELNESEPPIMDGSSKFFVEALEKVGFTEQDALREVYEVTDVISYSDEETGSEILIMPSKEYQITTMVDFGTKVLGTQNATLSQISDFKTDIANARTFSFLHEIEMLLEHGLIKGGDLNNAIVYVDKALSPETTEKLKVAFKKDTIAIKPNGILDNLTLHHPNEAARHKLLDVLGDLALIGIKIKGKVIANKPGHFVNTQFAKKMSKLIKNERRNNVPNIDLSQTPLMDVNQIMAMLPHRQPFLLIDKVFELTDNYVIAQKNVTMNEEFFKGHFPGAPVMPGVLIVEAMAQTGGILVLNTVPDPENYLTFFMKMDNVKFKQKVVPGDTLIFKCSLITPIRRGICHMQGYAYANGKLCAEAELMAQISKVK
- a CDS encoding PglZ domain-containing protein, with protein sequence MNTIKILWVDDEIDLLKPHILFLEKKNYEVTKCNSGTEAIDMLDDHKFDIVFLDENMPGLTGLETLNEIKEKQANLPVVMITKSEEEYIMEEAIGNKIADYLIKPVNPNQILLSIKKNLDHSRLVSEKTTSNYQQEFRKIAMDLAMVNSYEEWVNLYQKLIYWEIQLEDIEDVGMFEILESQKVEANSQFGKYIEKNYFNWFDKDTDAPIMSHTLFKEKIAPELSKEQPILLVVIDNLRYDQWKVFEPIINNYYKKDSETGFFSILPTATQYARNAIFSGLMPSEMEKLFPKYWKNDTDEGGKNLYEAEFLESQMKRLSLNHLTYEYHKITNLKSGKKLADNFNSLKDNDLTVVVYNFVDMLSHSKTEMEVVKELASNDKAYRSLALSWFKNSPLLEMIHQAQALGFKLLLTTDHGTINVKNPSKVVGDRDTSLNLRYKTGRSLTYDNKDVLVAKDPKEIHLPSITMSSSFIFAKSDLFFAYPNNYNHYVSYFRNTYQHGGVSLEEMIIPFVVFNPK
- a CDS encoding HD domain-containing protein, translating into MNKLKILNDPIYGFITIPNSLIFDLIQHKYFQRLRRITQMGMSHLVYPGANHTRFHHAIGCVHLMQNVVNVLRFKGVTISEEEEEALYVAILLHDIGHGPFSHAMEHSIVNNVSHEHISLLFMERLNQEFNGSLTLAIQIFKGEYPRLFMCQLISGQLDMDRADYLKRDSFYTGVAEGNINSERLITMLNVVNDALVVEEKGVYSVEKFIIARRLMYWQVYLHKTGLAAEQLLIRVLKRAKELNSTGSNLQASKPLQYFLNNEISIHNFNDTTLDVFSQLDDYDVISAMKAWQYHDDFVLSNLCAMIINRDLLKIKMKNKKIKDETLQKHLKAFKKTHNTSTEEASYFVFTGSISNQAYQSTKQNINILYKSGKIVDIVKASDHLNLKTLSKPVTKYYICYPKG
- the lpxD gene encoding UDP-3-O-(3-hydroxymyristoyl)glucosamine N-acyltransferase codes for the protein MKFTAQQIAGILDGDIEGNPDIEVYKLSKIEEGSEGSVTFLANPKYNSFLYSTKASIAIVNKEFKPDSKINTTLIKVDDAYLAFSKLLEYYNLVKLNKFGIEEPSFISKTATYGEGVYIGAFTYLAENVKIGRNVKIFPNAYIGDNVIIGDNTIIFSGAKIYSETIIGSDCVINSGVIIGADGFGFAPSENGEYKKIPQIGNVIIEDYVDIGAATTIDRATMGSTIIRSGVKLDNHIQIAHNVEIGKNTVIASQTGVAGSAKVGENCMIGGQVGIVGHVTIGNNVKIQAQSGIARNVKDNETLQGSPAIALNDFNKSYVHFKNLPKIINDINDLEKKINGNS
- the sucD gene encoding succinate--CoA ligase subunit alpha encodes the protein MSVLVNKDSKIIVQGFTGSEGTFHASQMIEYGTNVVGGVTPGKGGQTHLDRPVFNTVLEAVNEAGADTTIIFVPPAFAADAIMEAADAGIKVIITITEGIPVADMITASTYIKNKDCRLIGPNCPGVITPGEAKVGIMPGFVFKKGKVGIVSKSGTLTYEAADQVVKQGLGITTAIGIGGDPIIGTTTKEAVELLINDPETEAVVMIGEIGGQLEADAAHWYKTSGSKKPVVGFIAGETAPAGRTMGHAGAIVGGSDDTAQAKKAIMRECGIHVVDSPAEIGKKIAEVLA
- a CDS encoding UDP-3-O-(3-hydroxymyristoyl)glucosamine N-acyltransferase, translating into MKFPTPHTLLQIAKLINCQFIGDDNFPVLGMNEIHVVESGDIVFVDHPKYYDKALNSAATIVLINKKVECPEGKALLISDDPFRDFNKLTNHFKPFKASNVSVSDSATIGKNTVIQPNCFIGNNVVIGNNCVIHSNVSIYDDSIIGNNVTIHAGTILGGSAFYYKNRPEGFDQLKSGGRVVIEDNVDLGALCTIDRGVTGDTRICEGTKIDNQVQIGHDTVVGKKCLIASQVGIAGCVIIEDEVTIWGQVGCTSGITIGRKAVVQAQSGISKSLQGGKTYFGYPAEEVRLKLRELASIKQIPQILEFIKSKK
- the efp gene encoding elongation factor P, whose amino-acid sequence is MATTSDIRNGLCIRYNSDIYKIIEFLHVKPGKGPAFVRTKMKSVTNGKIIDNTFSAGHKLEDVRVETHKFQYLYNDGEFYHFMNEADYTQIRLLEAALDNPGLMKEGEVVTVIINAEDNMPLSVEMPANVILEVTATEPGVKGNTATNATKPATVETGATVNVPLFINEGDKIKVETEKGTYKERVKE
- the fabG gene encoding 3-oxoacyl-[acyl-carrier-protein] reductase produces the protein MKLLKGKTAIITGASRGIGRGIAQVFAEQGANVAFTYSASVEAANELEKELSALGIKAKGYKSNAASFDEAQKLAEDVVSEFGSIDVLVNNAGITKDNLLMRITEEDFDSVIEVNLKSVFNMTKAVQKTMLKQRQGSIINMSSVVGVKGNAGQTNYAASKAGIIGFSKSVALELGSRNIRSNVIAPGFIETEMTAKLNEDVVKGWRAGIPLKRGGSPEDVANACVFLASDMSAYITGQTLNVDGGMLT